The following coding sequences are from one Dermacentor silvarum isolate Dsil-2018 chromosome 4, BIME_Dsil_1.4, whole genome shotgun sequence window:
- the LOC119448877 gene encoding phosphate-regulating neutral endopeptidase PHEX-like, whose amino-acid sequence MPHPQSSKHDNATRISAKAPTKKENGEGADAAPCKPPSATASASKAAPPAKPEPSKAASGRRKPTTWDTWKYPAYGFSGGIIFLILMILLYRVMFPFPVIPTKFYSICETGGCAEFSRLIRSSISTTIDPCDNFYRFVCSTWDSQHNVSMRQAHRDEYVASLAATARAVVVATDGGPQTLRQKAALLYQSCEAVAQRRRDDSGEFRNLLAQGGLTWPQPAKEKETSNESNGFFLDAIVYSHFQVGFDPVFTVDKFSDAIVTLQPRDVIPDWIHTRGEWKAMQAYDDKLRRVCRHFTDQRSTCEAELVAFATVDDQVSKTLTVLFRADDEPPLNRSQFENASSARPFDTWARVFSKLLNVALEEVQAPAIRFDLKDPALFRALNKALAKFSEETMVLYMAWMTIFHLGPLFSAELSDVLVDSSPSSSPGRVVEARCLVFMEKLLGQCMPAAFVQLNVAQEAQEDIRRITKNIDYPLNITLTKFTANSSQPARDFSKFTARPHLFGDNGRFPSVADLEQAATDALPIMSDSVLTNYRRTMSFRQAPPLEELLCDKRGQ is encoded by the exons ACATCCCCAATCCTCTAAGCACGACAACGCGACGAGGATTTCGGCGAAGGCGCCAACTAAAAAGGAGAATGGCGAAGGGGCTGACGCAGCTCCTTGCAAGCCACCGTCGGCTACTGCGAGCGCGTCGAAAGCTGCACCACCCGCCAAGCCCGAGCCTTCCAAGGCCGCTTCTGGCCGACGCAAGCCTACCACGTGGGACACCTGGAAGTACCCGGCGTACGGCTTCAGCGGAGGCATCATATTCCTCATACTCATGATCCTTCTCTACAGG GTGATGTTCCCGTTCCCGGTGATACCGACCAAGTTCTACTCCATCTGCGAGACGGGTGGCTGCGCCGAGTTCAGCCGCCTCATCCGCAGCAGCATCAGCACGACGATTGATCCGTGCGACAACTTCTACCGCTTCGTGTGCTCCACTTGGGACTCGCAGCACAACGTGTCCATGAGGCAGGCACACCGGGACGAGTACGTGGCATCACTGGCTGCCACGGCacgcgccgtcgtcgtcgccaccgACGGGGGACCTCAGACACTGCGCCAGAAGGCCGCGCTGCTCTACCAGAGCTGCGAGGCCGTGGCGCAGCGACGCCGCGATGATAGCGGAGAGTTCCGCAACCTCTTGGCGCAAGGCGGTCTGACTTGGCCACAG CCTGCAAAGGAGAAAGAAACCTCTAATGAGAGCAATGGATTCTTCCTCGACGCAATAGTCTACAGCCACTTCCAAGTAGGCTTCGACCCGGTGTTCACCGTTGACAAGTTCAGCGACGCCATCGTCACCCTGCAACCCAGGGATGTTATCCCGGACTGGATCCACACGAGAGGCGAGTGGAAGGCTATGCAGGCGTACGACGACAAGTTGCGGCGGGTGTGCCGCCACTTTACCGACCAACGGAGCACGTGCGAAGCAGAGCTCGTAGCGTTCGCCACGGTGGACGACCAAGTGAGCAAAACGCTCACCGTACTCTTCAGAGCAGACGACGAGCCGCCGTTGAACCGAAGCCAGTTCGAAAACGCGAGCTCGGCGAGACCCTTCGATACCTGGGCGCGAGTGTTCTCCAAGCTGCTCAACGTTGCTCTGGAGGAAGTGCAAGCACCGGCCATAAG GTTCGACCTCAAGGACCCGGCTCTCTTCCGAGCCCTTAACAAGGCACTTGCCAAGTTCAGCGAGGAGACGATGGTTCTATACATGGCATGGATGACGATTTTCCACCTTGGACCGCTGTTCAGCGCCGAACTCTCGGACGTACTGGTCGACAGCTCCCCGTCATCCTCGCCTGGTCGGGTTGTTGAGGCGCGCTGTCTAGTCTTCATGGAGAAACTGCTTGGTCAGTGCATGCCAGCCGCCTTCGTGCAGCTCAACGTGGCACAGGAG GCTCAGGAGGACATCCGCCGCATCACGAAGAACATCGACTACCCTCTCAACATTACACTGACGAAATTCACGGCCAACAGCTCGCAGCCTGCGCGGGACTTTTCCAAGTTTACCGCGCGGCCTCACCTGTTCGGCGACAACGGCCGTTTCCCGAGCGTCGCCGATCTCGAGCAAGCCGCCACGGACGCCTTGCCGATAATGAGCGACTCGGTGCTCACAAACTACCGGCGGACCATGTCATTCAGGCAAGCACCTCCTTTAGAAGAACTATTGTGTGATAAAAGAGGACAATAG